One Azospirillum sp. B510 genomic window carries:
- a CDS encoding diacylglycerol/lipid kinase family protein, translated as MDRPIEAAEEVIRTAFERHGATVDLHSVDGADCSGTIQRVLDSDAEIVVVGGGDGTLHSAVKLALPAGKPLGVLPLGTLNLLARDLHVPLELQDAAEALAAGRVRAIDIAEVNGEPYTNSSVLGFYPQVVQERERQRKQHRLLKWPGAAIALAKTLYRLPMLDVRLDWGEGPRRMRTPILVVSNNVYDDGFGLVLTRQALDAGKLGVYVARERNAFAMLRLMGRLIPGSWKQDEGLETYTVTSLTVHSRRHHLKMVNDGEIRKLQAPLRYRSLPGALKVLAPC; from the coding sequence GTGGACCGACCGATCGAAGCGGCTGAGGAGGTGATCCGCACGGCGTTCGAACGACATGGCGCCACGGTGGACCTGCACAGCGTCGACGGCGCCGACTGCTCGGGAACCATCCAGCGGGTGCTGGATTCCGATGCCGAGATCGTGGTCGTCGGCGGCGGCGACGGCACGCTGCACAGCGCGGTCAAGCTGGCGCTTCCCGCCGGCAAGCCGCTCGGCGTTCTACCTCTAGGCACTCTCAACCTATTGGCCCGTGATCTTCATGTTCCACTTGAACTCCAGGATGCGGCTGAAGCCCTGGCCGCCGGCCGGGTCCGGGCCATCGACATCGCCGAGGTGAATGGCGAGCCCTACACCAACAGTTCCGTGCTGGGCTTCTATCCCCAGGTGGTGCAGGAGCGGGAACGCCAGCGCAAGCAGCACCGGCTGCTGAAATGGCCCGGCGCCGCCATCGCCCTGGCGAAGACGCTGTACCGGTTGCCGATGCTCGATGTCCGGCTGGACTGGGGCGAAGGGCCCCGGCGCATGCGCACGCCGATCCTGGTGGTCTCCAACAATGTCTATGACGACGGATTCGGGCTCGTGCTGACCCGTCAGGCGCTCGACGCCGGAAAACTCGGGGTCTATGTGGCGCGCGAGCGGAACGCCTTCGCCATGCTGCGGTTGATGGGAAGGCTGATCCCCGGGTCCTGGAAGCAGGACGAGGGGCTGGAAACCTATACGGTGACCAGCCTGACGGTCCACAGCCGCCGCCACCATCTGAAGATGGTCAATGACGGCGAGATCCGGAAGCTGCAAGCCCCGCTTCGCTACCGGAGTCTTCCGGGGGCGCTGAAGGTTCTGGCGCCATGCTGA
- a CDS encoding MarR family winged helix-turn-helix transcriptional regulator, with protein MRKPYYESILLIERLHRHFLEVLKTELDRLGIQDINNVQSLILYNIGEDEMTVGELTARGYYLGSNVSYNVKKMVENGYLGQERSPHDRRSVRVRLSEKGLDLREKISVMFERHLAALEKAGFSDEELTKANETLRKLERFWSASLDYSGFPMTSAA; from the coding sequence GTGCGCAAACCTTATTATGAGAGCATCCTGTTGATCGAGCGGCTTCACCGCCACTTTCTTGAAGTGCTCAAGACCGAGTTGGACCGGCTCGGGATCCAGGACATCAACAACGTCCAGAGCCTGATTCTGTACAATATAGGCGAAGACGAGATGACGGTCGGCGAATTGACCGCGCGCGGCTATTATCTGGGCTCCAACGTCTCCTACAATGTCAAGAAGATGGTCGAGAACGGTTATCTCGGCCAGGAGCGCTCCCCGCATGACCGCCGCTCCGTCCGTGTCCGTTTGTCGGAAAAGGGATTGGACCTGCGCGAGAAAATCAGCGTCATGTTCGAGCGTCATCTGGCGGCCCTGGAAAAGGCCGGCTTCAGCGACGAGGAACTGACCAAAGCCAACGAGACTCTGCGCAAGCTGGAACGCTTCTGGTCGGCATCGCTCGACTATAGCGGCTTTCCGATGACGTCCGCGGCCTGA
- a CDS encoding branched-chain amino acid ABC transporter permease produces the protein MGTIFGIPPQALFGQLLLGLINGSFYALLSLGLAVIFGMLNVINFAHGALYMMGAFVAWLLLTQFGIGYWPALLVAPLIVGLFGVVLERTLLSRLYKLDHLYGLLLTFGLALIVEGAFRHQYGVSGQPYPIPDALRGGQNLGFMFLPNYRGWVVVASLVVCVSTWLAIEKTKLGAYLRAATENPVLVQAFGINVPRMVTLTYAFGVALAGLAGVLAAPIYQVSPLMGSNLIIVVFAVVVIGGMGSILGAVLTGYGLGLLEGLTKVFYPEASNIVVFVIMAVVLMIKPAGLFGRER, from the coding sequence ATGGGAACGATTTTCGGCATTCCGCCCCAGGCGCTGTTCGGCCAGCTCCTGCTGGGGCTGATCAACGGATCGTTTTATGCGCTGCTCAGTCTTGGGCTGGCGGTGATCTTCGGCATGTTGAACGTCATCAACTTCGCCCACGGCGCCCTTTATATGATGGGCGCCTTCGTGGCATGGCTCCTGCTGACCCAGTTCGGCATCGGCTATTGGCCGGCTTTGCTGGTGGCGCCGCTGATCGTCGGACTGTTCGGGGTGGTGCTGGAAAGGACGCTGCTGTCGCGGCTTTACAAGCTTGATCATCTCTATGGGCTGCTGCTGACCTTCGGTCTGGCGCTGATCGTCGAAGGGGCGTTCCGCCACCAATATGGTGTGTCGGGCCAACCCTACCCGATCCCCGATGCGCTGAGGGGCGGGCAGAATCTGGGGTTCATGTTCCTGCCCAACTATCGCGGCTGGGTGGTCGTCGCCTCGCTGGTCGTCTGCGTCAGCACCTGGCTCGCCATCGAGAAGACGAAGCTGGGCGCCTATCTGCGGGCGGCGACGGAAAATCCGGTGCTGGTCCAGGCCTTCGGCATCAATGTGCCGCGGATGGTCACGCTGACCTATGCCTTCGGCGTGGCGCTGGCCGGGCTGGCCGGCGTGCTGGCCGCCCCGATCTATCAGGTGTCGCCGCTGATGGGATCGAACCTGATCATCGTGGTGTTCGCGGTGGTGGTGATCGGCGGCATGGGCTCGATCCTGGGCGCCGTGCTGACCGGCTATGGATTGGGGCTGCTGGAGGGGTTGACCAAGGTTTTCTACCCTGAGGCATCGAACATCGTTGTCTTCGTCATCATGGCGGTGGTGCTGATGATCAAGCCCGCAGGCCTGTTCGGACGGGAGAGGTGA
- a CDS encoding tetratricopeptide repeat protein produces MSADSSTGGQPHLYTLDQIFRFGYDRLYASDHVGAARAFRVAVTTDPRNGEAWSALAEAGGAEEPASHVAACFQHAVILDPGNWTWRLMLADALRQCGEIDAAYALFRALAADRSDSAPARLGLARCLGALGRPEEALEEYREAVALRPSDSESVLALAEALTASGDALAAVELLQPLSRQFEEAASVHHALGRCWLALREPVKALAALRHARDIAEGDEAAAIDRLIAALEAGEGADLSAAYVRALFDRYADRFDQDLVGKLGYAAPDLLRSAVDRLMPAAAGLRILDLGCGTGLAGVSFRSLAAHLAGVDLSPRMVEKARQRALYDDLTVGDVVEAMERTAGGWDLLVAADVLVYLGDLVPVFAAAARALPVGGRFAATVERLPAGPETQATESFVLGATRRYAHAESYVRETAEAAGFTVRLMEPCTPRREKGVPVPGLLFVVERGR; encoded by the coding sequence GTGTCCGCGGATAGCTCCACCGGCGGCCAGCCGCATCTCTACACTCTCGATCAAATATTCCGGTTCGGTTATGACCGGCTCTATGCCAGCGATCATGTGGGAGCTGCCCGCGCGTTCCGCGTCGCCGTCACCACCGATCCCCGCAATGGCGAGGCGTGGTCCGCCCTGGCCGAGGCCGGCGGTGCGGAGGAGCCGGCGTCGCATGTGGCGGCCTGCTTCCAGCACGCCGTCATCCTCGATCCCGGCAACTGGACATGGCGGCTGATGCTGGCCGACGCCTTGCGGCAGTGCGGTGAAATCGATGCCGCATATGCGCTTTTCCGCGCTCTCGCCGCCGATCGCAGCGATTCGGCACCGGCGCGACTCGGACTCGCCCGCTGCCTTGGCGCCCTCGGCCGCCCGGAGGAGGCGCTGGAGGAGTATCGGGAGGCGGTGGCCCTGCGTCCCAGCGACAGCGAATCCGTCCTGGCCCTGGCGGAGGCGCTGACCGCGTCGGGTGATGCGCTGGCCGCGGTCGAGCTGTTGCAGCCGCTTTCCCGTCAATTTGAGGAAGCCGCGTCCGTCCATCATGCGCTGGGCCGTTGCTGGCTCGCGCTGCGCGAACCGGTGAAGGCGCTGGCCGCGCTCCGTCACGCCAGGGATATCGCCGAGGGGGACGAGGCGGCCGCCATCGACCGCCTGATCGCCGCCCTGGAGGCCGGGGAGGGGGCCGACCTGTCGGCCGCCTATGTCCGCGCCCTGTTCGACCGTTACGCCGACCGCTTCGACCAGGATCTGGTCGGCAAGCTGGGCTATGCGGCGCCGGACCTGCTGCGTTCGGCGGTCGATCGGCTCATGCCCGCCGCCGCCGGGTTGCGGATTCTCGATCTGGGCTGCGGCACCGGGCTCGCGGGCGTCAGCTTCAGGTCGCTGGCCGCCCATCTGGCCGGTGTCGACCTGTCGCCGCGGATGGTCGAGAAGGCCCGGCAACGGGCACTTTATGATGACCTTACCGTCGGCGATGTCGTCGAGGCGATGGAGCGAACGGCCGGCGGCTGGGACCTTCTGGTCGCCGCCGACGTGCTGGTCTATCTCGGCGACCTCGTCCCGGTTTTCGCAGCGGCGGCCCGTGCCCTGCCGGTGGGCGGACGGTTCGCCGCGACGGTGGAGCGGTTGCCGGCCGGGCCGGAGACGCAGGCCACGGAGTCCTTCGTCCTCGGCGCGACCCGGCGCTATGCCCATGCCGAGTCCTATGTCCGCGAGACCGCCGAGGCCGCCGGCTTCACCGTCCGTCTGATGGAGCCCTGCACCCCGCGCCGGGAAAAGGGCGTGCCGGTTCCCGGGCTTCTGTTCGTGGTCGAGCGGGGGCGGTAG
- a CDS encoding transglycosylase SLT domain-containing protein, producing MRGRNQRVGATACGRFALAAGLLTAPLVALTASGTAQAQTQTSIQAPSKESCVTHAVEAEQKLGIPSGLLVAIALVESGQDGAPHPFAMSVQGRAYYARNVNDAARHLRDNRGQLRSNTYVGCMQLSVGTHRGEFQPVEKIVEPRDNVFYAGQLLVRFHGEEGNWKTAISRYNGSSGRRAQAYVCKIWQSLSELDSQSAKLLASTRCEDTDPVNVAPRTRRSFRNAQQVAAIN from the coding sequence ATGCGGGGACGAAATCAGCGCGTAGGCGCCACGGCGTGTGGACGCTTCGCACTGGCTGCGGGACTGCTGACGGCTCCCCTGGTTGCGCTGACCGCATCCGGCACGGCGCAGGCGCAGACCCAGACCAGCATCCAGGCCCCGTCGAAGGAAAGCTGCGTCACCCACGCGGTCGAGGCCGAACAGAAGCTCGGCATTCCGTCCGGGCTCCTGGTGGCCATCGCCCTGGTGGAAAGCGGCCAGGACGGTGCCCCCCACCCCTTCGCGATGAGCGTCCAGGGCCGCGCCTATTACGCCCGCAACGTCAACGATGCGGCCCGCCATCTGCGCGACAACCGCGGGCAGCTTCGCAGCAACACCTATGTCGGCTGCATGCAGCTGTCGGTCGGCACCCACCGGGGCGAGTTCCAGCCGGTCGAAAAGATCGTCGAGCCGCGCGACAACGTGTTCTATGCCGGCCAGCTTCTCGTCCGCTTCCATGGGGAAGAGGGCAACTGGAAGACCGCGATCTCCCGCTACAATGGCAGTTCCGGCCGTCGCGCCCAGGCCTATGTCTGCAAGATCTGGCAAAGCCTTTCGGAACTCGACAGCCAGAGCGCCAAGCTTCTCGCCTCCACCCGTTGCGAAGACACCGATCCGGTCAACGTCGCCCCGCGCACCCGGCGCAGCTTCCGCAACGCCCAGCAGGTCGCGGCCATCAACTGA
- a CDS encoding enoyl-CoA hydratase/isomerase family protein: protein MSDDAEILFERRGAIGLVTLNRPKALNALTLGMIRLFDPQLRAWDADPEVKAVVIRGAGEKAFCAGGDVVSLYEAGKAAKEGRGDTSPIRAFFSEEYVLNRLIKRLSKPYVAVIDGISMGGGVGLSVHGSHRIVTERTLFAMPETGIGLYPDVGGTYFLPRLPGQVGVWLGLTGDRLKAADLLAIGAADAFVPSGEIDGLIGDLAAGRPADEAIATRRGDAGEAMVRALRAVIDRCYAFDSVEAIVKALEAEGGDWANGQLATLRRVSPTSLKVTLAALRRGAGLDFDGCMVQELRLSLACLAGVDFYEGIRAVLVDKDKSPKWKPANLADVGPSDVARHFTEPAGGDLLFRD, encoded by the coding sequence ATGAGCGACGATGCTGAGATTCTGTTCGAACGTCGGGGTGCCATCGGCCTCGTCACGCTGAACCGGCCGAAGGCGCTGAACGCCTTGACGCTCGGCATGATCAGGCTGTTCGATCCGCAGCTGCGGGCCTGGGATGCCGATCCGGAGGTCAAGGCCGTCGTGATTCGCGGTGCCGGCGAAAAGGCCTTCTGCGCCGGCGGCGATGTGGTCAGCCTCTATGAAGCCGGAAAGGCGGCGAAGGAGGGGCGTGGCGACACCAGCCCGATTCGCGCCTTCTTCAGCGAGGAATATGTGTTGAACCGGCTGATCAAGCGGTTGTCCAAGCCCTATGTCGCGGTGATCGACGGTATTTCCATGGGCGGCGGCGTCGGCCTGTCGGTCCATGGCAGCCACCGCATCGTCACCGAACGCACGCTGTTCGCCATGCCGGAAACCGGCATCGGCCTTTATCCCGATGTCGGCGGCACTTATTTCCTGCCGCGCCTGCCGGGGCAGGTTGGCGTCTGGCTGGGGCTGACCGGTGATCGGCTCAAGGCCGCCGACCTGTTGGCCATCGGCGCCGCCGACGCCTTCGTGCCGAGCGGGGAGATCGATGGGCTGATCGGCGATCTCGCCGCCGGGCGGCCGGCGGACGAGGCGATCGCCACCCGCCGCGGCGATGCCGGCGAGGCGATGGTGCGTGCGTTGCGGGCGGTGATCGACCGCTGTTATGCCTTCGACAGCGTCGAGGCGATCGTCAAGGCGTTGGAAGCCGAGGGCGGCGACTGGGCGAACGGCCAACTCGCCACGCTGCGCCGGGTGTCGCCGACCAGCCTGAAGGTGACGCTGGCGGCGCTTCGGCGCGGTGCCGGGCTGGATTTCGACGGCTGCATGGTGCAGGAGCTGCGCCTCAGCCTCGCTTGTCTTGCCGGGGTTGATTTCTACGAGGGCATCCGCGCCGTTCTGGTGGACAAGGACAAATCCCCGAAATGGAAACCGGCGAATCTTGCCGATGTCGGCCCGTCGGACGTCGCGCGTCACTTCACCGAACCGGCGGGGGGCGACCTTCTGTTCCGCGACTGA
- a CDS encoding phasin family protein: MATDKDTTTSVREAAALTKGTVEDMTRAGEATTRRAADAVRSIGQNSAETGRRVADAGLDASRKAAESVNDAAGRTAEQVQHALGLSKEAQGQVASQTRETMDVMVQCGNVLADGFQAAWREWTGLAQEIATRHAEGVNALMRSRSVPDFYAAQSRMLTETMELFLSRGAKISELSANTANTAIGKLNARLEGAAQQAERRF, encoded by the coding sequence ATGGCTACGGACAAGGACACCACGACCAGCGTGCGTGAAGCCGCCGCCCTGACGAAAGGAACGGTGGAGGATATGACGCGTGCCGGCGAGGCCACCACCCGCCGCGCCGCCGACGCCGTCCGCTCGATCGGCCAGAATTCGGCGGAGACCGGCCGCCGCGTCGCCGATGCCGGCCTGGATGCCAGCCGTAAGGCGGCGGAATCCGTCAACGATGCCGCCGGCCGGACGGCGGAGCAGGTCCAGCATGCGCTGGGGCTGTCCAAGGAAGCCCAGGGGCAGGTCGCCAGCCAGACACGGGAAACCATGGATGTCATGGTTCAGTGCGGCAATGTCCTGGCCGATGGATTCCAGGCCGCCTGGCGCGAATGGACCGGGCTGGCGCAGGAGATCGCGACCCGGCATGCGGAAGGCGTCAACGCGCTGATGCGCAGCCGCAGCGTTCCGGATTTCTATGCGGCACAGAGCCGGATGCTGACGGAAACCATGGAACTGTTCCTCAGCCGGGGGGCCAAAATCTCCGAACTCTCGGCGAACACCGCGAATACCGCCATCGGCAAGCTGAACGCCCGTCTTGAAGGCGCCGCCCAACAGGCGGAGCGCCGGTTCTGA
- a CDS encoding branched-chain amino acid ABC transporter permease, translated as MSLHTPSGGGRAAAAASSGAAPNMVTGATGPTMARIVALAALLVLLAVPFLLYPVFLMKVLCFALFACAFNLLIGFGGLLSFGHAAFFGSAAYVTAHTVKMWGVPPELGILLGTAASAFLGLLFGGIAIRRQGIYFAMITLALSQMVYFLALQLPFTHGEDGIQAVPRGVLFGVFDLNNPLAMYYTVLGIFLIGFAIIWRTVQSPFGQVLKAIRENEPRAISLGYRTDRYKLLAFILSASLAGLAGGTKAIVFQLATLTDVTWQMSGEVVLMTLLGGMGTLSGPVIGAALVVTLENYLAATSLPVPVVIGCIFVACVLVFRRGIAGEILARLGNKSR; from the coding sequence ATGAGCCTTCATACCCCGAGCGGCGGCGGCCGGGCGGCCGCGGCGGCATCCTCCGGCGCGGCCCCCAACATGGTGACCGGCGCGACCGGGCCGACGATGGCGAGGATCGTCGCGCTGGCGGCCCTGCTGGTCCTGCTGGCCGTACCGTTCCTGCTCTATCCCGTCTTCCTGATGAAGGTGCTGTGCTTCGCCCTGTTCGCCTGCGCCTTCAATCTGCTGATCGGCTTCGGCGGTCTGCTCAGCTTCGGCCACGCCGCCTTTTTCGGCAGCGCCGCCTATGTCACCGCCCATACGGTGAAGATGTGGGGGGTGCCGCCGGAACTCGGGATTCTGCTGGGCACCGCGGCTTCGGCCTTTCTCGGGCTGCTGTTCGGCGGCATCGCCATCCGCCGGCAGGGCATCTATTTCGCCATGATCACACTGGCGCTGAGCCAGATGGTCTATTTCCTGGCGTTGCAGTTGCCCTTCACCCATGGCGAGGATGGCATCCAGGCGGTTCCGCGCGGCGTCCTGTTCGGCGTCTTCGACCTGAACAACCCGCTGGCGATGTATTACACGGTGCTGGGCATCTTCCTGATCGGCTTCGCCATCATCTGGCGGACGGTGCAATCCCCCTTCGGACAGGTCTTGAAGGCGATCCGCGAGAATGAGCCGCGCGCCATCTCGCTGGGATACCGCACCGACCGCTACAAGCTGCTGGCCTTCATCCTGTCGGCGTCCCTGGCCGGGCTGGCCGGCGGGACCAAGGCGATCGTCTTCCAGTTGGCGACGCTGACCGACGTCACCTGGCAGATGTCGGGCGAGGTCGTGCTGATGACGCTGCTCGGCGGCATGGGCACGTTGAGCGGCCCGGTCATCGGTGCCGCGCTGGTGGTGACGCTGGAGAATTATCTGGCGGCGACCAGCCTGCCGGTCCCGGTGGTGATCGGTTGCATCTTCGTCGCCTGCGTTCTGGTCTTCCGTCGGGGCATCGCCGGAGAAATTCTGGCCAGATTGGGGAATAAGAGCCGATAA
- a CDS encoding ABC transporter substrate-binding protein, whose product MISRLLTGAALAALTVGVLSTGPAMAQQGKLSGDMVKIGVLNDRSGLYADLGGEGSAVAARMAAEEFGNKILGKPIEIITADHQNKPDIGSNLARQWIDQEGVDVIVDVPNSGVALAVQEVTKEKKTIFLMEGPATSRLTGDACSPTGFHWAYDTHALAVGTGQAMVKEGGDSWYFITADYAFGHQLEADTSAEVKKAGGKVLGSVKAPLNTADFSSFLLQAQSSGAKIVGLANAGGDTITSIKQASEFGLTQSGQQKLAGLLIFLSDVHALGLPVAQDLMLTTGFYWDRDDESRAWSKKFFDRFGKMPTMVQAGSYSAVRHYLKAVEAAGTDDGPTVAAKMKEMPVNDMFAKNGTILPNGRMVHDMYLARVKKPSESKGAWDYYQILRTIPGKDAFASVEESGCKLPK is encoded by the coding sequence ATGATCTCACGTCTTCTGACCGGTGCCGCCCTTGCCGCCCTGACGGTCGGTGTCCTGTCCACCGGTCCGGCCATGGCCCAGCAGGGCAAGCTGTCCGGTGACATGGTCAAGATCGGTGTGCTGAATGACCGCTCCGGCCTCTATGCCGATCTCGGCGGCGAGGGATCGGCCGTCGCCGCCCGCATGGCGGCGGAGGAATTCGGCAACAAGATTCTGGGCAAGCCGATCGAGATCATCACCGCCGACCATCAGAACAAGCCCGACATCGGCTCCAACCTCGCCCGCCAATGGATCGACCAGGAGGGCGTCGACGTGATCGTCGACGTGCCGAACTCCGGCGTGGCGCTGGCGGTGCAGGAGGTGACGAAGGAGAAGAAGACGATCTTCCTGATGGAAGGTCCAGCCACCTCCCGTCTGACCGGCGACGCCTGTTCCCCCACCGGCTTCCACTGGGCCTATGACACCCATGCGCTGGCGGTCGGCACCGGACAGGCCATGGTCAAGGAGGGAGGCGACAGCTGGTATTTCATCACCGCCGACTATGCCTTCGGCCATCAGCTGGAAGCCGACACCTCGGCGGAAGTGAAGAAAGCCGGCGGAAAGGTTCTGGGTTCGGTCAAGGCGCCGCTGAACACGGCGGACTTCTCCTCCTTCCTGTTGCAGGCGCAGTCCTCCGGCGCCAAGATCGTCGGCCTCGCCAATGCCGGCGGCGACACCATCACCTCGATCAAACAGGCATCGGAGTTCGGCCTGACCCAGAGCGGGCAGCAGAAGCTGGCCGGTCTGCTGATCTTCCTGTCCGACGTGCATGCGTTGGGATTGCCGGTCGCCCAGGATCTGATGCTGACCACCGGTTTCTATTGGGATCGCGACGACGAGTCGCGTGCCTGGTCGAAGAAGTTCTTCGATCGTTTCGGCAAGATGCCGACCATGGTCCAGGCCGGCAGCTATTCCGCCGTGCGCCATTATCTGAAGGCGGTCGAGGCCGCCGGGACCGACGATGGGCCGACCGTCGCCGCCAAGATGAAGGAGATGCCGGTCAACGACATGTTCGCCAAGAACGGCACGATCCTGCCGAATGGCCGCATGGTCCACGACATGTATCTGGCCCGGGTGAAGAAGCCGTCGGAATCGAAGGGCGCCTGGGACTATTACCAGATTCTGCGCACCATCCCCGGAAAGGACGCCTTCGCCAGCGTCGAGGAGAGTGGCTGCAAGCTGCCGAAGTGA
- a CDS encoding 23S rRNA (adenine(2030)-N(6))-methyltransferase RlmJ, whose translation MNYRHIFHAGNPADVMKHAVLALILSHLRAKPAPFCVLDTHAGIGRYDLTSEAARKTAESDAGIGRLFGHPLPHPALSPYMETIQAQNPDGVLRWYPGSPHIARSALRPQDRMVLVELHPEDARDLKAEFAGDRAVSVHNGDAYSALKAHLPPKEKRGLVLIDPPFEQPDEFARMAEGLAQAHRRWSTGIFALWYPIKERAAVWRFQDAVEKTGIPKVLIAELTWHPEDTHLRLNGSGLLIVNAPWKLDETLREMLPALHQALPTTGGGAAVSWLTPEAV comes from the coding sequence ATGAACTACCGCCATATCTTCCATGCCGGCAACCCGGCCGACGTGATGAAGCACGCCGTGCTGGCGCTGATCCTGTCCCACCTGCGCGCCAAGCCGGCGCCCTTCTGTGTGCTGGACACCCATGCCGGCATCGGCCGCTACGACCTGACATCCGAAGCGGCCCGCAAGACGGCGGAAAGCGACGCCGGCATCGGCCGGCTGTTCGGCCATCCCCTGCCGCATCCGGCGCTGTCTCCTTATATGGAGACCATCCAGGCCCAGAACCCCGACGGTGTCTTGCGATGGTATCCCGGCTCCCCCCACATCGCCCGGTCCGCCCTGCGTCCGCAGGACCGCATGGTGCTGGTGGAGCTGCATCCCGAGGATGCCCGCGACCTGAAGGCGGAGTTCGCCGGCGATCGCGCTGTCTCCGTCCACAACGGCGATGCATACAGCGCGCTGAAGGCCCATCTTCCGCCAAAGGAGAAACGCGGGCTGGTCCTGATCGATCCGCCCTTCGAACAGCCGGATGAATTCGCCCGCATGGCCGAGGGGCTGGCCCAGGCGCACCGCCGCTGGTCGACCGGCATCTTCGCCCTGTGGTATCCGATCAAGGAACGCGCCGCGGTCTGGCGCTTCCAGGATGCGGTGGAAAAGACCGGCATCCCCAAGGTGCTGATCGCCGAACTGACCTGGCATCCAGAGGACACCCACCTGCGGCTGAATGGCTCCGGCCTGCTGATCGTCAACGCCCCCTGGAAGCTGGATGAGACGCTGAGGGAGATGCTGCCGGCCCTGCATCAGGCGCTGCCCACCACAGGCGGTGGCGCGGCGGTGAGCTGGCTGACGCCGGAGGCAGTGTAG